The Thermoflexus sp. genome has a segment encoding these proteins:
- a CDS encoding site-2 protease family protein, protein MKPRSFTIRLFTLAGTPVRVHWSLIALLTIAMLGAGVLGGWRAALRQGLGWGLLFGLVLLHEIGHLMAARLLRIPVSSILLWPLGGFTAVQLPAGRFGAEFAIALAGPAMNLLIAMGLSAMGMGGSAIRSPGERWSLGSTLWMFNLLLGVFNLLPVFPLDGGRIMRSLLAMGFGEGRGTQLALRVGQAGAMGIGGLAVWQFMRQDPGGLVTMTVAMWLFGQTLQEARLLRRHEHLQRIPVAPYPQPILIAINDRVALPAARRLLAHSGQPLLPVESAGRWAEGLFRDAGGIRRRTLRIVDGESSIAAAWSCLARSEAPGLLVLRNGRPIGWLAREQVESLLQDSP, encoded by the coding sequence TTGAAACCCCGTTCCTTCACCATACGCCTGTTCACGCTCGCCGGGACGCCGGTCCGGGTCCACTGGAGCCTGATCGCGTTGCTGACCATCGCTATGCTGGGCGCGGGCGTGCTGGGCGGATGGCGAGCAGCCCTCCGCCAGGGGCTCGGATGGGGTCTCTTGTTCGGCCTCGTGCTGTTGCATGAGATCGGCCATCTCATGGCCGCTCGCCTGCTCCGCATCCCTGTCTCCTCAATCCTCCTGTGGCCGCTGGGAGGGTTCACGGCGGTGCAATTGCCGGCCGGCCGCTTCGGCGCGGAGTTTGCCATCGCCCTGGCCGGCCCGGCGATGAACCTCCTGATCGCCATGGGCCTCAGCGCAATGGGCATGGGAGGGAGCGCCATCAGGAGCCCCGGGGAGCGCTGGAGCCTCGGGTCCACCCTATGGATGTTCAATCTCCTCCTGGGGGTTTTCAATTTGCTGCCGGTGTTTCCACTGGACGGCGGGCGGATTATGCGCAGCCTGCTGGCCATGGGGTTTGGGGAAGGACGAGGGACCCAGCTGGCGTTGCGAGTGGGCCAGGCCGGTGCGATGGGCATCGGCGGCCTGGCGGTCTGGCAGTTCATGCGTCAGGATCCCGGAGGGCTGGTGACGATGACCGTGGCGATGTGGCTATTCGGTCAGACGCTGCAGGAAGCGCGCCTGCTCCGCCGCCACGAGCATCTCCAGCGGATCCCGGTGGCCCCCTATCCGCAGCCGATCCTGATCGCTATCAACGATCGCGTTGCCCTTCCGGCAGCCCGTCGTTTGCTGGCCCACAGCGGACAGCCGCTCCTCCCGGTGGAATCCGCTGGTCGGTGGGCGGAGGGCCTCTTCCGGGATGCGGGAGGAATCCGACGGCGGACGCTGCGGATCGTGGATGGCGAGAGCTCCATCGCCGCCGCCTGGTCCTGCCTGGCCCGAAGCGAAGCGCCGGGCCTGCTGGTGCTTCGCAACGGCCGACCCATCGGCTGGCTTGCCCGGGAGCAGGTGGAATCTCTCCTTCAGGACAGCCCATAA
- a CDS encoding alkaline phosphatase family protein: MKRILRWVYRAKYRLLGRRMGQPEAPPTLERGLVLIQIDGLSFLHLQRALQEGRMPYLARQIRKGRFQVAPWFAGFPTTTPVVTAALLYGQLDAIPGFRWYERMRKEPVVMKRPAHVRRVAARLRSDGGGGLLRGGACYASMFDGGAERTIFTLSTMGLPGLLSGVQGLGLFLMVLLNPGRIWRILRMVARDILDELWYGIRSWETWWRFLRDPTGLFRTAFLALGSALLHELLTFSLSMDIHRGISPLYAIYVLYDEAAHRYGPDHPVAFRALRRLDAYLREIDRMAGFARRPYDLYIFSDHGMTPSEPFARRFGRSLGDFVQEHMVQPVTLDETVEPDDRRWRSWRYLMVEMRGLERTLSPRSAQVVRAARAYVQRQAPRPREGEGGPSGRRADVVVRASGPLAHLYITAASHPLSLSEIAVQWPHLLDALIEHPGIGLVIGREGEDVFLMGRQGAHVIRADGRSSIYGQDPLTDPERMAPEGRWLDGERIVQELARLARLPDSGDLILLGAWDGQTVITFEDQRGTHGGLGGAQEIAFLVFPSDRPLRPQRWRDARDFHAYLTETYQRTPASHSMPD, translated from the coding sequence ATGAAGCGGATCCTCCGATGGGTTTACCGAGCGAAATATCGCCTCCTGGGCCGGCGGATGGGACAGCCGGAGGCCCCGCCGACCCTTGAGCGGGGCCTAGTGCTGATCCAGATCGATGGGCTCTCTTTCCTCCACTTGCAGCGTGCCCTGCAGGAGGGCCGCATGCCCTATCTGGCCCGCCAGATCCGCAAGGGGCGCTTTCAGGTCGCGCCGTGGTTCGCCGGTTTCCCCACCACAACCCCGGTGGTGACCGCCGCGCTGCTCTACGGCCAGCTGGATGCGATCCCGGGGTTCCGATGGTATGAGCGGATGCGAAAGGAGCCGGTGGTGATGAAGCGCCCAGCGCACGTCCGTCGAGTCGCCGCGCGATTGCGGTCCGACGGGGGGGGCGGGTTGCTCCGGGGCGGAGCCTGCTATGCCAGCATGTTTGATGGAGGGGCGGAGCGCACCATTTTCACGCTGAGCACTATGGGCTTGCCCGGGCTGCTGAGCGGTGTGCAGGGGCTAGGCCTTTTCCTGATGGTGCTGCTGAACCCGGGGCGGATCTGGCGGATCCTCCGGATGGTGGCCCGGGACATCCTGGACGAATTGTGGTATGGGATCCGCTCCTGGGAGACCTGGTGGCGGTTCCTGCGGGACCCGACCGGGCTCTTTCGGACCGCGTTTCTGGCCCTGGGAAGCGCCCTGCTCCACGAGCTGTTGACCTTCAGCCTCAGTATGGATATCCATCGGGGGATCTCCCCCCTGTATGCGATTTACGTCCTGTATGATGAGGCCGCGCATCGCTACGGCCCGGACCATCCGGTGGCCTTCCGGGCCCTGCGCCGGCTGGACGCCTATCTGCGGGAGATCGATCGGATGGCCGGGTTCGCCCGGCGCCCCTACGATCTTTACATCTTCTCCGACCATGGCATGACCCCTTCGGAGCCCTTCGCCCGACGCTTCGGACGAAGCCTGGGAGATTTTGTCCAGGAGCATATGGTTCAACCGGTGACCCTGGATGAGACGGTGGAACCGGATGATCGGCGCTGGCGGTCGTGGCGATACCTGATGGTGGAGATGCGTGGCTTGGAGCGAACCCTCTCCCCTCGCAGCGCTCAGGTGGTCCGGGCGGCCCGGGCCTATGTGCAGCGACAGGCTCCACGCCCCCGCGAGGGAGAGGGCGGCCCCTCCGGGCGTCGGGCGGATGTGGTGGTTCGGGCCTCTGGACCCCTGGCCCATCTTTACATCACGGCCGCCTCGCACCCCCTGTCGTTGAGCGAGATCGCCGTTCAGTGGCCGCACCTGCTCGATGCCCTGATCGAGCATCCAGGGATCGGCCTGGTCATCGGGCGGGAGGGCGAAGACGTGTTTCTGATGGGCCGGCAGGGAGCGCACGTCATCCGCGCCGATGGCCGGTCTTCGATCTACGGCCAGGATCCCTTAACGGATCCGGAGCGCATGGCACCGGAGGGACGCTGGCTGGATGGGGAACGGATCGTTCAGGAGCTGGCCCGCCTGGCGCGGTTGCCCGATAGCGGCGATCTCATCCTCCTGGGAGCCTGGGATGGCCAGACGGTGATCACCTTTGAGGATCAGCGCGGAACGCACGGGGGGCTGGGCGGGGCGCAGGAGATCGCCTTCCTGGTTTTCCCCTCGGATCGACCGCTGCGCCCCCAGCGATGGCGCGATGCTCGGGACTTTCACGCCTATCTGACCGAAACATATCAGAGGACGCCTGCGTCGCATTCTATGCCGGATTGA
- a CDS encoding peptidylprolyl isomerase — MKRSAVMLLTFIAAACTPAPALTPTLSPPAPATPTPALAARVNGAPIFLQEFEKRVAAYEREWIRNGLDPQSGEGRQRLAQLPRQILEGMIEELLIQQHAAALGITVSPAEVEATMRQFIEESGGVESFRQRLASMGMTEEEFRRNQETAILAQKVFERLTADIPAAAEQVHARHIQVAREDIARQLLARLQHGEDFIELARQYSENEATRDLGGDLGWFARGTLAIPELEEAAFSTPPGQVVLVKTPHGYHLLLVVEKDPARPLSEDQKDLLRQRRIREQLQAWRAEAQVEIFIPLSP; from the coding sequence ATGAAAAGATCGGCGGTGATGCTTCTAACGTTCATTGCGGCGGCCTGCACGCCCGCTCCGGCGCTCACGCCGACCCTTTCGCCGCCGGCCCCTGCAACGCCAACCCCCGCGCTGGCGGCCCGCGTGAACGGTGCACCGATTTTCCTTCAGGAGTTCGAGAAGCGAGTGGCTGCATATGAACGCGAGTGGATCCGCAACGGCCTGGATCCCCAGTCCGGGGAGGGACGACAGCGCCTGGCCCAGCTTCCCCGCCAGATCCTGGAGGGGATGATCGAGGAGCTTCTGATCCAGCAGCATGCCGCGGCGCTGGGGATCACGGTATCCCCGGCGGAGGTTGAGGCCACCATGCGCCAGTTCATCGAGGAAAGCGGCGGGGTCGAATCGTTCCGCCAGCGGCTGGCCTCCATGGGGATGACCGAGGAGGAATTCCGGCGCAATCAGGAGACGGCCATCCTGGCTCAGAAAGTCTTCGAGCGCCTGACCGCCGATATCCCGGCGGCGGCCGAGCAGGTTCACGCCCGGCATATCCAGGTGGCCCGGGAGGACATCGCCCGTCAGCTGCTGGCCCGCCTGCAACATGGGGAAGATTTCATCGAGCTGGCTCGACAATATTCCGAGAACGAAGCCACCCGGGATCTGGGAGGCGACCTGGGGTGGTTCGCCCGAGGAACCCTGGCGATCCCGGAGCTGGAGGAGGCGGCCTTTTCCACTCCTCCGGGACAGGTTGTGCTGGTGAAAACCCCCCATGGCTATCACCTGCTCCTGGTGGTGGAGAAAGATCCCGCCCGGCCGCTCTCCGAAGACCAGAAGGATCTGCTCCGCCAGAGGCGGATCCGGGAACAGCTTCAGGCCTGGCGGGCCGAAGCGCAGGTGGAGATCTTTATCCCCCTTTCCCCTTGA
- the rsmI gene encoding 16S rRNA (cytidine(1402)-2'-O)-methyltransferase, whose translation MGTLYVVGTPIGNLEDITLRALRVLRECAIIAAEDTRRTRILLEHYGIHTPMISYFEHNEPVRIPQILEALTRGDVALVSEAGMPGLSDPGFALIRAALDRGFPVVPVPGPSAPVTALVASGLPADRFVFLGFLPRKPGERRRLLAGVATLPWTLVAFEAPHRLRESLRDILEVLGDRPMAAARELTKLHEEIRRGTVREILEHFTRVEPRGEFTLVIAGAPEEVPQWEEEEVRSRLQELLAAGMPPAQAARELARASGWPRPVIYRMALDLRGESHRSDL comes from the coding sequence ATGGGAACGCTGTATGTGGTGGGCACGCCCATCGGCAACCTGGAGGATATCACCCTGCGCGCCCTGCGGGTGTTGCGCGAATGCGCCATCATCGCCGCGGAGGACACGCGCCGGACCCGCATCCTGCTGGAGCATTACGGGATCCATACCCCGATGATCAGCTATTTCGAACACAACGAGCCGGTGCGCATCCCCCAGATTCTAGAGGCCCTGACCCGGGGCGACGTGGCGCTGGTTTCGGAGGCCGGGATGCCCGGCCTTTCGGATCCGGGCTTTGCGCTGATCCGCGCCGCGCTGGATCGGGGCTTCCCGGTGGTGCCTGTCCCCGGACCCTCCGCCCCGGTGACGGCCCTGGTGGCCTCGGGGCTCCCAGCGGATCGCTTCGTTTTCCTCGGCTTTCTGCCGCGCAAGCCCGGAGAACGACGGCGGTTGCTCGCGGGAGTCGCGACCCTCCCCTGGACCCTGGTGGCCTTTGAGGCCCCTCACCGCCTCCGGGAATCCCTTCGGGATATCCTGGAGGTTCTGGGGGATCGCCCCATGGCGGCGGCCCGCGAGCTGACCAAGCTCCATGAGGAAATCCGCCGGGGCACCGTGCGGGAGATCCTGGAGCACTTCACCCGGGTGGAGCCCCGGGGGGAGTTCACCCTGGTCATCGCCGGAGCGCCCGAGGAGGTCCCGCAGTGGGAGGAAGAGGAGGTGCGAAGCCGCCTTCAGGAGCTGCTCGCCGCCGGAATGCCCCCGGCCCAGGCGGCCCGGGAGCTCGCGCGGGCTTCCGGATGGCCGCGCCCGGTGATCTATCGGATGGCCCTGGACCTTCGAGGGGAATCCCATCGATCCGACCTCTGA
- a CDS encoding MFS transporter produces the protein MGPSSSTSWRMIRLLMLSEILWALGEGLFFYLIPVYMQELGATPSEIGMAMGIGELILTAIYLPVGWVTDRLPHKPLMLGGWLAGLMGVLTMAGAADWRAFVPGLTLYLVSGYCLPIINAYVARMAGPIPLERAFPLLSASYALGGVLTPALGGWMAQQWGMRRVLLVSAGLFSLSTLAAIRLPADPPPQRPGHRSLVEFRRGIPWPFGLALLTLFTAGQLGLVLLPNFLQQRGAWTRTHLGLFASLQALGAIVLGPMLGRWDEGRARPIGLLSAWGLGWIAFALLQIGFRYLPIVSGAMFLLGGMYAGYSLAAARILRLASQETRATSSALVHTARSLAMTLAAPLAGLLFTLEPAYPLRAAGLAIPLAMGAVFWTGKLIPREEAVSPGQAWEEGGPRL, from the coding sequence ATGGGGCCTTCGTCCTCCACATCGTGGCGGATGATCCGGCTATTGATGCTCTCGGAAATCCTCTGGGCACTGGGGGAGGGCCTCTTCTTCTATCTGATCCCCGTGTATATGCAGGAACTGGGGGCCACCCCGTCCGAGATCGGGATGGCCATGGGGATCGGGGAGCTGATCCTGACCGCGATCTACCTCCCGGTCGGCTGGGTGACAGACCGCCTCCCCCACAAGCCGCTGATGCTGGGCGGATGGCTCGCCGGGCTGATGGGGGTCCTGACGATGGCCGGGGCCGCCGACTGGCGCGCGTTCGTCCCGGGCTTGACGCTTTACCTGGTGTCGGGCTACTGTCTTCCCATTATCAACGCCTATGTCGCCCGCATGGCCGGCCCGATCCCGCTGGAGCGCGCCTTCCCGCTGCTGAGCGCCAGCTACGCGCTGGGCGGCGTTCTGACGCCCGCCCTGGGTGGGTGGATGGCCCAGCAATGGGGGATGCGCCGGGTGCTCCTGGTGAGCGCGGGGCTGTTTTCCCTCTCCACCCTCGCCGCCATACGCCTCCCGGCAGATCCTCCCCCTCAACGCCCCGGGCATCGAAGCCTGGTGGAGTTCCGGCGAGGGATCCCTTGGCCGTTCGGCCTGGCCCTGTTAACGCTCTTCACCGCCGGCCAGCTGGGGCTGGTCCTGCTGCCGAATTTTCTGCAACAGCGGGGAGCATGGACCCGGACCCATCTGGGCCTCTTCGCCTCGCTTCAAGCCCTCGGGGCCATTGTGCTGGGCCCCATGCTGGGCCGATGGGATGAAGGGCGCGCGCGGCCTATCGGATTGCTGAGCGCATGGGGGCTGGGCTGGATCGCCTTCGCACTGCTCCAGATCGGATTCCGGTATCTTCCGATCGTGAGCGGGGCGATGTTCCTTCTGGGAGGCATGTATGCGGGCTATTCCCTGGCCGCGGCCCGCATCCTGCGCCTGGCCTCCCAGGAGACCCGGGCCACGTCCTCCGCGCTGGTTCATACCGCTCGCAGCCTGGCCATGACGCTGGCGGCCCCACTGGCCGGGCTCCTGTTCACCCTGGAGCCCGCCTATCCGCTGCGAGCCGCCGGGCTGGCGATCCCCCTGGCGATGGGCGCCGTCTTCTGGACAGGGAAGCTGATCCCACGGGAGGAGGCTGTTTCGCCCGGACAGGCTTGGGAGGAAGGGGGGCCTCGCCTATAA
- a CDS encoding TldD/PmbA family protein: protein MKELLERALNAAQLKGASYADVRLVHRIEQSLLVRNGVVQGISQLEDMGFGVRVIADGAWGFASSARLTLEEAERIAERAVQIAKASALFKKEDVDIGPPVVQRGTYRTPVQIDPFTVPLEKKLEVLMAADAAMRAVKGIAATEAEMVFLREHKIFASTEGSWIEQEIIESGCGIEALAVGPDEVQHRSYPNSVGRHQMTRGWEFIEECDLPGHAPRIAEEAVALLSADPCPDTVTTVILGGSQVALQIHESCGHPIELDRVFGTEAAYAGTSFLTPEKLGTFRYGSEVVNITADATLPGGLGTFGWDDEGVPAQRVDIVKEGLFVGYMTSRETARQLLKLLGPSPYVTGLSNGTMRASGWNRIPLIRMTNVNLLPGTWRLEDLIADTEEGIFMDTNRSWSIDDKRLNFQFGCEIAWEIKGGKLTRMLKNPIYTGITPEFWRSCDAVCNADHWVIWGTPNCGKGQPSQLAHTGHGAAPARFRNVRVFSRK from the coding sequence GTGAAGGAGCTCCTGGAGCGGGCACTGAACGCCGCGCAGCTGAAAGGCGCATCCTACGCGGATGTCCGCTTGGTCCACCGCATCGAGCAATCCCTGCTGGTCCGCAACGGCGTGGTCCAGGGCATCAGCCAGCTCGAAGACATGGGCTTCGGGGTCCGGGTGATCGCGGACGGCGCGTGGGGATTCGCCTCCAGCGCCCGGCTGACGCTGGAGGAAGCGGAGCGGATCGCCGAGCGGGCCGTTCAGATCGCGAAGGCCAGCGCCCTCTTCAAGAAGGAAGACGTGGATATCGGCCCTCCGGTCGTTCAGCGGGGGACCTATCGGACGCCGGTGCAGATCGATCCGTTCACCGTCCCCCTGGAGAAGAAGCTGGAGGTCCTGATGGCCGCCGACGCGGCGATGCGGGCGGTGAAGGGGATCGCTGCCACCGAGGCGGAGATGGTGTTCCTCCGCGAGCACAAGATCTTCGCCAGCACCGAGGGATCGTGGATTGAGCAGGAGATCATCGAGTCGGGCTGCGGCATCGAGGCCCTCGCCGTGGGGCCCGATGAGGTCCAGCACCGATCCTATCCGAACTCCGTGGGCCGTCATCAAATGACCCGGGGATGGGAGTTCATCGAGGAATGCGACCTGCCGGGCCACGCGCCGCGCATCGCGGAGGAAGCGGTCGCGTTGCTAAGCGCCGATCCATGCCCCGACACCGTGACCACAGTGATCCTGGGAGGCTCCCAGGTGGCCCTGCAGATCCATGAGTCATGCGGGCATCCCATCGAGCTGGATCGCGTGTTCGGGACGGAGGCGGCCTATGCCGGGACCTCCTTCCTGACCCCGGAGAAACTGGGGACCTTCCGCTACGGCTCGGAGGTGGTGAACATCACGGCGGATGCCACGCTGCCCGGGGGCCTGGGGACCTTCGGATGGGACGATGAGGGGGTTCCGGCCCAGCGCGTGGATATTGTGAAGGAGGGCCTTTTCGTCGGCTATATGACCTCCCGGGAGACCGCCCGACAGCTGTTAAAGCTGCTGGGCCCTTCCCCTTACGTGACCGGCCTCTCGAACGGAACCATGCGGGCCTCCGGATGGAACCGCATCCCCCTGATCCGCATGACGAACGTGAACCTTCTTCCGGGGACATGGCGCCTGGAGGATCTGATCGCAGACACCGAGGAAGGGATCTTCATGGACACCAACCGCTCCTGGAGCATTGATGATAAGCGATTGAATTTCCAGTTCGGCTGCGAGATCGCCTGGGAGATCAAAGGGGGGAAGCTGACTCGCATGCTGAAGAACCCGATTTACACCGGGATCACGCCGGAGTTCTGGCGCTCCTGCGATGCGGTATGCAACGCCGATCACTGGGTGATCTGGGGGACGCCGAACTGCGGCAAGGGGCAGCCTTCGCAGCTGGCGCACACCGGCCATGGGGCCGCCCCCGCCCGCTTTCGGAACGTGCGGGTGTTCAGCCGCAAGTAG
- a CDS encoding TldD/PmbA family protein, whose amino-acid sequence MLGESQIRELLEKALTISPADETEIVLEAHDSALTRFANNTIHQNVAEVNAEIAVRVVVGKRVGSAITNRLTEEALGRAIEEAVAIARLQPENPEFPGLPDPAPIEPVLAFDEAVAGATPEWRARAIGPICRMAESVGASAAGALSTGIYELAVANSRGVFAYHVGTEAHFTTVVMCDDGSGYAHRAAWRLTDLHGEALGRSAIEKALRSRNPRPVEPGVYPVVLEPYAVDDILSWLGYAGAGALAVQEGRSWMNDRIGRPIMSPMVTIWDDGRDPTGLPLPFDFEGVPRQRVVIVEKGVPQGPVYDTITAAREGRRSTGHALPRSRPQMASLGPIPLHLFMAPGEATLEEMIRQVDRGLYITRFWYTRLVHPRDCVLTGMTRDGVFWIEKGEIAYPVQNLRFTQGYVPALAQVRAVGKERWVLSEGFGFTCVPALLLEAFTFTGVTEMPGG is encoded by the coding sequence ATGCTGGGCGAATCCCAGATCCGCGAGCTCCTGGAGAAAGCCTTAACGATCTCCCCGGCGGATGAGACGGAGATCGTCCTGGAAGCCCACGATAGCGCCCTGACCCGCTTCGCGAACAACACCATCCATCAGAACGTGGCGGAAGTGAACGCAGAGATCGCGGTCCGTGTGGTGGTGGGGAAACGGGTGGGCTCGGCGATCACCAATCGTCTGACAGAGGAAGCCCTCGGGCGGGCGATCGAGGAGGCGGTGGCCATCGCCCGGCTGCAGCCGGAGAACCCGGAGTTCCCGGGCCTTCCAGATCCGGCGCCCATTGAGCCGGTTCTCGCCTTCGATGAAGCGGTGGCGGGCGCCACGCCGGAATGGCGGGCGCGGGCCATCGGGCCCATCTGCCGGATGGCGGAATCCGTGGGAGCCAGCGCGGCGGGCGCGCTCTCCACCGGGATCTACGAGCTGGCGGTGGCGAACTCCCGGGGGGTGTTCGCCTACCACGTCGGCACCGAGGCCCATTTCACCACCGTCGTGATGTGCGATGACGGGTCCGGGTATGCCCATCGGGCCGCCTGGCGTCTGACCGATCTGCATGGGGAAGCCCTGGGCCGCTCCGCGATCGAAAAGGCCCTGCGAAGCCGGAACCCCCGCCCGGTGGAGCCGGGGGTGTATCCGGTGGTCCTGGAGCCCTACGCGGTGGATGATATCCTCTCCTGGCTGGGCTACGCAGGCGCCGGCGCGCTGGCCGTCCAGGAAGGCCGATCGTGGATGAATGATCGGATCGGCCGCCCGATCATGTCCCCCATGGTAACCATCTGGGATGACGGTCGGGATCCAACGGGGTTGCCGCTTCCGTTCGATTTTGAGGGCGTTCCCCGCCAGCGCGTGGTCATCGTGGAGAAGGGCGTCCCCCAGGGCCCGGTCTACGATACCATCACCGCCGCCCGGGAGGGGCGGCGTTCCACCGGTCACGCCCTCCCCCGCTCCCGCCCCCAGATGGCCAGCCTGGGGCCCATTCCCCTTCACCTGTTCATGGCCCCCGGGGAGGCGACGCTGGAGGAGATGATCCGCCAGGTGGATCGCGGCCTTTACATCACCCGGTTCTGGTATACCCGCCTGGTCCATCCGCGGGATTGCGTCCTGACCGGGATGACCCGGGATGGGGTGTTCTGGATCGAGAAAGGGGAGATCGCCTACCCGGTGCAGAACCTGCGATTCACCCAAGGCTACGTGCCGGCCCTGGCTCAAGTGCGGGCTGTGGGGAAGGAGCGCTGGGTGCTTTCTGAAGGGTTCGGGTTCACCTGCGTTCCAGCCCTCCTGCTGGAGGCGTTCACCTTCACCGGGGTGACCGAGATGCCCGGGGGTTAG
- a CDS encoding DUF3536 domain-containing protein: protein MSESTARLAVHGHFYQPPREDPWTGEVPPEPGAEPYHDFNEKITAECYRPLAERCLFERISFNIGPTLIAWLARHDPETYRRILEADRANVARGVGNAIAQSAHHTILPLARRRDRITQVYWGIQSFQHRFGRHPRGMWLPEMAVDLTTLEVLAEAGLTFTILSSEQVRGELTRGAGPYRVRLEANAYFTVFVRDRDLSNQVSFAMPSLGPADRWAQEVLRGRRDLTLLAMDGETFGHHHREGVGFLERLLHPQAAAYEVVTLTEHLRAHPPVEEIEVIQNTAWSCSHGLARWSTGCACTPGDSRWKAILRAAMDLLSEEIDAAYLDLAHGRVGNPWRLRDEYIHVVLGVMDAGSLLREFADRPFSTEVEQRLLRALQAQVHRQRMFASCGWFYADLDSLEPRLVIRQAARAIELIHEATGVDLSEGFRRALALARSGRTGKTGAQIFDEIWNSRPSGLQSESPPSRLSL, encoded by the coding sequence GTGAGCGAATCGACAGCGCGGCTGGCCGTGCATGGGCATTTCTATCAGCCCCCCCGGGAGGATCCGTGGACCGGGGAGGTCCCTCCGGAGCCCGGGGCGGAGCCGTATCACGATTTCAACGAGAAGATCACGGCGGAGTGCTACCGGCCGCTGGCTGAGCGCTGCCTCTTTGAGCGGATCAGCTTCAATATAGGGCCTACCCTGATCGCCTGGCTGGCCCGACATGATCCGGAGACCTATCGGAGGATCCTGGAGGCGGATCGGGCGAACGTGGCCCGCGGCGTGGGGAACGCCATCGCCCAATCGGCCCATCACACGATCCTCCCCCTCGCCCGACGCCGCGATCGGATCACCCAGGTCTACTGGGGGATTCAATCCTTCCAGCATCGCTTCGGCCGGCATCCCCGGGGGATGTGGCTGCCGGAGATGGCCGTGGATCTTACCACCCTGGAGGTGTTGGCCGAGGCCGGCCTGACGTTTACCATCCTTTCCTCCGAGCAGGTGCGAGGGGAACTCACTCGGGGCGCCGGGCCGTATCGGGTCCGCCTGGAGGCCAACGCGTATTTCACGGTCTTCGTCCGGGATCGCGATCTTTCGAATCAGGTCTCCTTCGCGATGCCCTCGCTGGGGCCAGCGGATCGCTGGGCCCAGGAGGTCCTGCGAGGCCGGCGCGATCTGACGCTGCTGGCGATGGATGGGGAGACCTTCGGCCATCATCACCGGGAAGGGGTGGGCTTCCTGGAGCGCCTGCTCCACCCGCAGGCCGCTGCCTATGAAGTCGTAACCCTTACCGAGCATCTGCGGGCGCATCCGCCGGTGGAGGAAATCGAGGTGATCCAGAACACGGCTTGGAGCTGTTCCCACGGCCTGGCCCGCTGGAGCACGGGATGCGCCTGCACCCCCGGGGATTCGCGGTGGAAAGCGATCCTGCGGGCGGCGATGGATCTGCTTTCGGAGGAGATCGACGCCGCCTATCTGGACCTGGCCCACGGGCGCGTCGGGAATCCGTGGCGGCTGCGGGACGAGTATATCCATGTGGTCCTGGGGGTGATGGACGCCGGCTCGCTCCTGCGGGAATTCGCCGATCGTCCCTTTTCCACCGAGGTCGAGCAGCGCCTGCTGCGGGCCCTTCAGGCCCAGGTCCACCGCCAGCGCATGTTTGCCAGCTGCGGCTGGTTCTATGCAGATCTGGACAGCTTGGAGCCCCGCCTGGTGATCCGCCAAGCGGCACGGGCCATCGAGCTGATCCATGAAGCGACAGGGGTCGATCTGAGCGAGGGATTCCGCCGGGCCCTGGCGCTGGCCCGAAGCGGGCGCACTGGCAAAACCGGCGCCCAGATCTTCGATGAGATCTGGAACAGCCGGCCTTCGGGGCTCCAGAGCGAAAGCCCCCCGTCGAGGCTCTCCCTCTGA
- the tsaA gene encoding tRNA (N6-threonylcarbamoyladenosine(37)-N6)-methyltransferase TrmO, which yields MGQKEWVFRAIGYVRNRFSEWTEADVMRQEESELVLDPAFVEGLEGLQPGDGLMVIYVLDRVKEIRLKVHPRGDPTQPVKGVFATRSPYRPNPIGLTGVRVVAIEGPVVRVRGLDALDGSPILDLKIASDMDRPPDL from the coding sequence ATGGGCCAGAAAGAATGGGTGTTCCGGGCCATTGGTTATGTTCGGAACCGCTTCTCGGAGTGGACGGAAGCGGATGTGATGCGCCAGGAGGAGAGCGAACTGGTCCTGGATCCGGCGTTCGTGGAGGGTCTGGAGGGTTTGCAGCCGGGCGATGGGCTGATGGTCATTTACGTTCTGGACCGGGTGAAGGAGATCCGCCTGAAAGTGCATCCCCGGGGCGATCCCACCCAGCCTGTGAAAGGGGTTTTCGCCACCCGTTCCCCGTATCGACCCAATCCCATCGGGCTCACGGGGGTGCGGGTGGTGGCCATCGAAGGCCCTGTTGTGCGCGTGCGGGGGCTGGACGCGCTGGATGGCTCCCCGATTCTGGATCTGAAGATCGCCTCGGACATGGATCGGCCCCCCGATCTCTGA